The Phyllopteryx taeniolatus isolate TA_2022b chromosome 14, UOR_Ptae_1.2, whole genome shotgun sequence genome has a window encoding:
- the LOC133488863 gene encoding double-stranded RNA-specific editase B2-like isoform X1, whose amino-acid sequence MDVCEVTDVRKKRKRKRRSRVTGSRSMGVKKLEDQVHHLAVRKPSSRGTSPFPKRQGLRVSERKCPQMGRLTWKRAPCLLTRKKNSVVRLNELQPGLRYDTVSQTGPPHAPVFAVAVDVNDLRFEGSGPTKKQAKMRAAELALKSFVQFPEPGLEGIRSTETDFTNDRLDQSEMFCAEGTGGKMSENWTCVLEKEVLSCSRRPSNTGGAVGTWLLRRLGPVGLLGELRPGLRYFCLTERLHGRPDRSFIAAVRVEGRMFEGCGRSKRDAKARAAAAALCSLYDIGVGPERNVMGLQGDKQQLPQFFAESIFQLVRQKYEQLMDQRLATHNMAAFIMTTGFEANSAEVVSMATGTKCLDWDASCHDDRVLRDCHAEVVCRRALLRFLYAQLEMLLICPPDETDAGPVSIFEPATGRRGVFRLRDHVGFHMFVTSSPCGDARLNCPYENYASPSMTMSALRCGLRTKVGGGQGTLPVTARPANQKTAGVSPGKPRVSMSCTDKIAKWCAVGLQGALLSHLVEPVYLHSLTVGTLSHTGHLQRVLTRRLAPNKRCAAPYRRKPPLLACLNMGQRHACGTSSRVSINWSSGDGDTEELSTSSGLCNLCGTPSRLSGRRFFTHWQRLRRRLNNWTPEDMLRTHIAWKRAAGPYQKAVQQFGDAVRDAGLGVWSRKLTQSA is encoded by the exons ATGGACGTGTGTGAAGTTACAGACgtgaggaagaaaagaaagaggaagaggaggagtagAGTCACAG GGTCGAGGAGCATGGGGGTGAAGAAGCTGGAGGACCAAGTGCACCACCTCGCCGTAAGGAAGCCATCAAGCAGAGGCACATCACCATTCCCCAAAAGGCAAGGACTCAGAGTCTCCGAGAGGAAGTGCCCACAAATGGGCCGCCTGACGTGGAAGAGAGCACCCTGTTTGCTTACTCGGAAGAAGAACTCAGTGGTGCGGCTGAATGAGCTGCAACCCGGTCTTCGCTACGACACGGTGTCGCAGACCGGCCCACCACACGCCCCCGTGTTCGCGGTGGCCGTGGATGTGAACGACCTCCGCTTCGAGGGCAGTGGACCCACGAAAAAACAGGCCAAGATGAGGGCGGCCGAGCTGGCACTCAAGTCCTTCGTCCAGTTCCCCGAACCAGGCTTGGAGGGTATCAGGAGCACCGAGACCGATTTCACAAATGATCGACTGGATCAGTCAGAAATGTTCTGCGCGGagggcacaggtggcaaaa TGAGTGAAAACTGGACCTGCGTCTTGGAGAAGGAGGTCTTGTCCTGCAGCCGCCGTCCATCCAATACAGGGGGAGCGGTCGGTACCTGGCTTTTGAGGCGGCTTGGTCCAGTGGGGTTGCTCGGTGAACTGCGACCAGGCCTGCGCTACTTTTGCCTGACAGAGCGACTTCATGGCCGGCCAGATAGGAGTTTCATCGCGGCAGTCCGGGTAGAGGGGCGGATGTTCGAAGGCTGCGGTCGCAGTAAAAGAGATGCTAAGGCCCGGGCGGCGGCCGCCGCTCTGTGCTCGCTCTACGACATCGGTGTGGGCCCCGAGAGGAACGTGATGGGCCTCCAGGGGGACAAACAGCAACTACCTCAG TTTTTTGCAGAGTCCATCTTCCAGCTGGTGAGACAAAAATACGAGCAGCTAATGGACCAAAGGCTCGCTACACACAACATGGCCGCTTTCATCATGACGACAG GATTTGAGGCGAACTCAGCCGAGGTGGTTTCCATGGCAACGGGGACCAAGTGTTTGGACTGGGATGCCAGTTGTCACGACGACAGGGTGCTGCGCGACTGTCATGCCGAGGTTGTGTGCAGGAGGGCATTGTTGCGCTTCTTATACGCTCAGCTGGAGATGCTCCTTATATG TCCTCCAGATGAGACTGATGCAGGCCCGGTGTCCATTTTTGAACCAGCGACTGGTCGCCGCGGGGTCTTCAGGCTGCGAGACCACGTTGGATTCCACATGTTTGTCACCTCGTCACCGTGTGGAGATGCCAGACTCAACTGCCCGTATGAAAACTACGCCTCAC CCTCCATGACTATGTCCGCGTTGCGCTGTGGCCTGAGGACGAAGGTGGGCGGCGGACAGGGAACTTTGCCCGTCACAGCTCggccagccaatcagaagacGGCAGGAGTGTCGCCGGGTAAACCTCGAGTCAGCATGTCCTGCACAGACAAAATAGCAAA GTGGTGCGCAGTGGGCCTGCAAGGGGCGCTGTTGTCTCACCTGGTGGAGCCTGTGTACCTTCACAGCTTGACGGTGGGAACGTTGAGCCACACGGGCCACCTGCAACGCGTCCTGACTCGCCGACTCGCCCCAAATAAACGCTGCGCCGCACCCTATCGACGAAAACCGCCGCTACTCGCAT GTCTAAACATGGGGCAGCGTCACGCATGTGGGACTTCATCTCGTGTCAGCATAAACTGGAGCAGCGGTGACGGCGACACAGAGGAGCTCAGCACCTCGTCAGGGTTGTGCAACCTCTGTGGGACACCGTCCAGACTCAGCGGGCGTCGTTTTTTCACCCACTGGCAACGTCTGCGCAGGCGG TTGAACAATTGGACGCCAGAGGACATGCTGAGGACGCACATCGCCTGGAAGCGGGCGGCCGGTCCGTACCAGAAGGCCGTGCAGCAGTTCGGCGATGCCGTGCGGGACGCGGGGCTCGGGGTGTGGAGCAGGAAACTTACGCAAAGCGCTTAG
- the LOC133488863 gene encoding double-stranded RNA-specific editase B2-like isoform X2: MDVCEVTDVRKKRKRKRRSRVTGSRSMGVKKLEDQVHHLAVRKPSSRGTSPFPKRQGLRVSERKCPQMGRLTWKRAPCLLTRKKNSVVRLNELQPGLRYDTVSQTGPPHAPVFAVAVDVNDLRFEGSGPTKKQAKMRAAELALKSFVQFPEPGLEGIRSTETDFTNDRLDQSEMFCAEGTVSENWTCVLEKEVLSCSRRPSNTGGAVGTWLLRRLGPVGLLGELRPGLRYFCLTERLHGRPDRSFIAAVRVEGRMFEGCGRSKRDAKARAAAAALCSLYDIGVGPERNVMGLQGDKQQLPQFFAESIFQLVRQKYEQLMDQRLATHNMAAFIMTTGFEANSAEVVSMATGTKCLDWDASCHDDRVLRDCHAEVVCRRALLRFLYAQLEMLLICPPDETDAGPVSIFEPATGRRGVFRLRDHVGFHMFVTSSPCGDARLNCPYENYASPSMTMSALRCGLRTKVGGGQGTLPVTARPANQKTAGVSPGKPRVSMSCTDKIAKWCAVGLQGALLSHLVEPVYLHSLTVGTLSHTGHLQRVLTRRLAPNKRCAAPYRRKPPLLACLNMGQRHACGTSSRVSINWSSGDGDTEELSTSSGLCNLCGTPSRLSGRRFFTHWQRLRRRLNNWTPEDMLRTHIAWKRAAGPYQKAVQQFGDAVRDAGLGVWSRKLTQSA; the protein is encoded by the exons ATGGACGTGTGTGAAGTTACAGACgtgaggaagaaaagaaagaggaagaggaggagtagAGTCACAG GGTCGAGGAGCATGGGGGTGAAGAAGCTGGAGGACCAAGTGCACCACCTCGCCGTAAGGAAGCCATCAAGCAGAGGCACATCACCATTCCCCAAAAGGCAAGGACTCAGAGTCTCCGAGAGGAAGTGCCCACAAATGGGCCGCCTGACGTGGAAGAGAGCACCCTGTTTGCTTACTCGGAAGAAGAACTCAGTGGTGCGGCTGAATGAGCTGCAACCCGGTCTTCGCTACGACACGGTGTCGCAGACCGGCCCACCACACGCCCCCGTGTTCGCGGTGGCCGTGGATGTGAACGACCTCCGCTTCGAGGGCAGTGGACCCACGAAAAAACAGGCCAAGATGAGGGCGGCCGAGCTGGCACTCAAGTCCTTCGTCCAGTTCCCCGAACCAGGCTTGGAGGGTATCAGGAGCACCGAGACCGATTTCACAAATGATCGACTGGATCAGTCAGAAATGTTCTGCGCGGagggcacag TGAGTGAAAACTGGACCTGCGTCTTGGAGAAGGAGGTCTTGTCCTGCAGCCGCCGTCCATCCAATACAGGGGGAGCGGTCGGTACCTGGCTTTTGAGGCGGCTTGGTCCAGTGGGGTTGCTCGGTGAACTGCGACCAGGCCTGCGCTACTTTTGCCTGACAGAGCGACTTCATGGCCGGCCAGATAGGAGTTTCATCGCGGCAGTCCGGGTAGAGGGGCGGATGTTCGAAGGCTGCGGTCGCAGTAAAAGAGATGCTAAGGCCCGGGCGGCGGCCGCCGCTCTGTGCTCGCTCTACGACATCGGTGTGGGCCCCGAGAGGAACGTGATGGGCCTCCAGGGGGACAAACAGCAACTACCTCAG TTTTTTGCAGAGTCCATCTTCCAGCTGGTGAGACAAAAATACGAGCAGCTAATGGACCAAAGGCTCGCTACACACAACATGGCCGCTTTCATCATGACGACAG GATTTGAGGCGAACTCAGCCGAGGTGGTTTCCATGGCAACGGGGACCAAGTGTTTGGACTGGGATGCCAGTTGTCACGACGACAGGGTGCTGCGCGACTGTCATGCCGAGGTTGTGTGCAGGAGGGCATTGTTGCGCTTCTTATACGCTCAGCTGGAGATGCTCCTTATATG TCCTCCAGATGAGACTGATGCAGGCCCGGTGTCCATTTTTGAACCAGCGACTGGTCGCCGCGGGGTCTTCAGGCTGCGAGACCACGTTGGATTCCACATGTTTGTCACCTCGTCACCGTGTGGAGATGCCAGACTCAACTGCCCGTATGAAAACTACGCCTCAC CCTCCATGACTATGTCCGCGTTGCGCTGTGGCCTGAGGACGAAGGTGGGCGGCGGACAGGGAACTTTGCCCGTCACAGCTCggccagccaatcagaagacGGCAGGAGTGTCGCCGGGTAAACCTCGAGTCAGCATGTCCTGCACAGACAAAATAGCAAA GTGGTGCGCAGTGGGCCTGCAAGGGGCGCTGTTGTCTCACCTGGTGGAGCCTGTGTACCTTCACAGCTTGACGGTGGGAACGTTGAGCCACACGGGCCACCTGCAACGCGTCCTGACTCGCCGACTCGCCCCAAATAAACGCTGCGCCGCACCCTATCGACGAAAACCGCCGCTACTCGCAT GTCTAAACATGGGGCAGCGTCACGCATGTGGGACTTCATCTCGTGTCAGCATAAACTGGAGCAGCGGTGACGGCGACACAGAGGAGCTCAGCACCTCGTCAGGGTTGTGCAACCTCTGTGGGACACCGTCCAGACTCAGCGGGCGTCGTTTTTTCACCCACTGGCAACGTCTGCGCAGGCGG TTGAACAATTGGACGCCAGAGGACATGCTGAGGACGCACATCGCCTGGAAGCGGGCGGCCGGTCCGTACCAGAAGGCCGTGCAGCAGTTCGGCGATGCCGTGCGGGACGCGGGGCTCGGGGTGTGGAGCAGGAAACTTACGCAAAGCGCTTAG
- the LOC133488863 gene encoding double-stranded RNA-specific editase B2-like isoform X3, protein MDVCEVTDVRKKRKRKRRSRVTGSRSMGVKKLEDQVHHLAVRKPSSRGTSPFPKRQGLRVSERKCPQMGRLTWKRAPCLLTRKKNSVVRLNELQPGLRYDTVSQTGPPHAPVFAVAVDVNDLRFEGSGPTKKQAKMRAAELALKSFVQFPEPGLEGIRSTETDFTNDRLDQSEMFCAEGTGGKMSENWTCVLEKEVLSCSRRPSNTGGAVGTWLLRRLGPVGLLGELRPGLRYFCLTERLHGRPDRSFIAAVRVEGRMFEGCGRSKRDAKARAAAAALCSLYDIGVGPERNVMGLQGDKQQLPQFFAESIFQLVRQKYEQLMDQRLATHNMAAFIMTTGFEANSAEVVSMATGTKCLDWDASCHDDRVLRDCHAEVVCRRALLRFLYAQLEMLLICPPDETDAGPVSIFEPATGRRGVFRLRDHVGFHMFVTSSPCGDARLNCPYENYASPSMTMSALRCGLRTKVGGGQGTLPVTARPANQKTAGVSPGKPRVSMSCTDKIAKWCAVGLQGALLSHLVEPVYLHSLTVGTLSHTGHLQRVLTRRLAPNKRCAAPYRRKPPLLACLNMGQRHACGTSSRVSINWSSGDGDTEELSTSSGLCNLCGTPSRLSGRRFFTHWQRLRRRREPLDHTPAWGSWFQAGA, encoded by the exons ATGGACGTGTGTGAAGTTACAGACgtgaggaagaaaagaaagaggaagaggaggagtagAGTCACAG GGTCGAGGAGCATGGGGGTGAAGAAGCTGGAGGACCAAGTGCACCACCTCGCCGTAAGGAAGCCATCAAGCAGAGGCACATCACCATTCCCCAAAAGGCAAGGACTCAGAGTCTCCGAGAGGAAGTGCCCACAAATGGGCCGCCTGACGTGGAAGAGAGCACCCTGTTTGCTTACTCGGAAGAAGAACTCAGTGGTGCGGCTGAATGAGCTGCAACCCGGTCTTCGCTACGACACGGTGTCGCAGACCGGCCCACCACACGCCCCCGTGTTCGCGGTGGCCGTGGATGTGAACGACCTCCGCTTCGAGGGCAGTGGACCCACGAAAAAACAGGCCAAGATGAGGGCGGCCGAGCTGGCACTCAAGTCCTTCGTCCAGTTCCCCGAACCAGGCTTGGAGGGTATCAGGAGCACCGAGACCGATTTCACAAATGATCGACTGGATCAGTCAGAAATGTTCTGCGCGGagggcacaggtggcaaaa TGAGTGAAAACTGGACCTGCGTCTTGGAGAAGGAGGTCTTGTCCTGCAGCCGCCGTCCATCCAATACAGGGGGAGCGGTCGGTACCTGGCTTTTGAGGCGGCTTGGTCCAGTGGGGTTGCTCGGTGAACTGCGACCAGGCCTGCGCTACTTTTGCCTGACAGAGCGACTTCATGGCCGGCCAGATAGGAGTTTCATCGCGGCAGTCCGGGTAGAGGGGCGGATGTTCGAAGGCTGCGGTCGCAGTAAAAGAGATGCTAAGGCCCGGGCGGCGGCCGCCGCTCTGTGCTCGCTCTACGACATCGGTGTGGGCCCCGAGAGGAACGTGATGGGCCTCCAGGGGGACAAACAGCAACTACCTCAG TTTTTTGCAGAGTCCATCTTCCAGCTGGTGAGACAAAAATACGAGCAGCTAATGGACCAAAGGCTCGCTACACACAACATGGCCGCTTTCATCATGACGACAG GATTTGAGGCGAACTCAGCCGAGGTGGTTTCCATGGCAACGGGGACCAAGTGTTTGGACTGGGATGCCAGTTGTCACGACGACAGGGTGCTGCGCGACTGTCATGCCGAGGTTGTGTGCAGGAGGGCATTGTTGCGCTTCTTATACGCTCAGCTGGAGATGCTCCTTATATG TCCTCCAGATGAGACTGATGCAGGCCCGGTGTCCATTTTTGAACCAGCGACTGGTCGCCGCGGGGTCTTCAGGCTGCGAGACCACGTTGGATTCCACATGTTTGTCACCTCGTCACCGTGTGGAGATGCCAGACTCAACTGCCCGTATGAAAACTACGCCTCAC CCTCCATGACTATGTCCGCGTTGCGCTGTGGCCTGAGGACGAAGGTGGGCGGCGGACAGGGAACTTTGCCCGTCACAGCTCggccagccaatcagaagacGGCAGGAGTGTCGCCGGGTAAACCTCGAGTCAGCATGTCCTGCACAGACAAAATAGCAAA GTGGTGCGCAGTGGGCCTGCAAGGGGCGCTGTTGTCTCACCTGGTGGAGCCTGTGTACCTTCACAGCTTGACGGTGGGAACGTTGAGCCACACGGGCCACCTGCAACGCGTCCTGACTCGCCGACTCGCCCCAAATAAACGCTGCGCCGCACCCTATCGACGAAAACCGCCGCTACTCGCAT GTCTAAACATGGGGCAGCGTCACGCATGTGGGACTTCATCTCGTGTCAGCATAAACTGGAGCAGCGGTGACGGCGACACAGAGGAGCTCAGCACCTCGTCAGGGTTGTGCAACCTCTGTGGGACACCGTCCAGACTCAGCGGGCGTCGTTTTTTCACCCACTGGCAACGTCTGCGCAGGCGG AGGGAGCCCTTGGATCACACCCCTGCTTGGGGGTCATGGTTCCAAGCAGGTGCTTAG